The Nonlabens spongiae genome contains a region encoding:
- a CDS encoding alpha/beta fold hydrolase, which translates to MINNNLFPHRIVCIHGNSSSSRVFECLKELEGAHLCIEAIDLNGHGKNQNSKTEQDFTIATYKAQLIKAINDGNGPVLLIGNSLGGNLAIEIAEKIDHLKGLVIMGTPVLKKPINFEECTHPLPELATYLTEKSTDHDIYNAIDSTVVDKTVISHLKEDFKITDGRIRSVMAADLSSSNAFGDEYSIFTQLDVPRYIINGNQDALLRLDYLGTLVKESSGDVTLIKFDNCGHYPSVDRPDLFMETVQKIAHAVFE; encoded by the coding sequence ATGATCAACAATAACCTTTTTCCCCACCGCATCGTTTGCATACACGGTAATTCCTCCTCATCAAGAGTCTTTGAGTGCCTCAAGGAGCTGGAAGGCGCTCACCTCTGCATCGAGGCTATAGATCTTAACGGTCATGGCAAGAACCAAAATTCCAAGACCGAGCAAGATTTTACAATTGCCACCTATAAAGCCCAGCTTATTAAGGCGATCAATGACGGCAACGGGCCAGTATTGTTGATAGGCAATTCATTGGGCGGCAACCTAGCCATAGAAATTGCAGAAAAAATTGACCATTTGAAGGGACTGGTGATCATGGGAACGCCGGTGCTCAAAAAACCTATCAACTTTGAAGAGTGCACACACCCATTACCAGAACTCGCGACCTACCTGACTGAGAAGTCCACGGATCATGACATTTATAACGCCATAGACTCTACCGTGGTGGACAAAACAGTTATCTCACACTTAAAGGAAGACTTTAAAATTACTGATGGCAGGATCAGATCGGTCATGGCAGCAGATCTGTCTAGCAGTAATGCGTTTGGGGATGAGTATTCTATTTTTACACAACTCGATGTCCCACGATATATCATAAACGGCAATCAAGATGCTCTTCTAAGATTGGATTACCTAGGGACTTTGGTAAAAGAGAGCAGCGGCGATGTCACATTGATCAAGTTTGATAACTGCGGTCACTATCCCAGCGTGGACCGTCCCGACCTCTTTATGGAAACCGTTCAAAAAATTGCCCATGCAGTATTTGAATAG
- a CDS encoding response regulator transcription factor — translation MQYLNREKHTEKEFLQKGKHFAFKLRKLYLKDPEKFYDLQDYYPFPVYINHRKTIEYHFINEKFLGMGREVEPIVRNGKDYLLRVSNVPLFNRAMEKARTLDKNNDHQAVCNYLQAIRLNNEKEEPFVTSKILIDDALTMNVPLLFTGEDSFSQAFKEILPSNKQELQQFLRFQTLTKREKQITRLIGQGHSSKQIAEMLFISPHSVKTHRKNIYQKLDVHNVSTLLKLNLVNDLAG, via the coding sequence ATGCAGTATTTGAATAGGGAAAAACATACAGAAAAAGAGTTTTTACAGAAGGGAAAGCACTTTGCTTTCAAGCTCAGGAAGCTTTATCTCAAAGACCCAGAAAAATTCTACGATCTGCAGGACTACTATCCGTTCCCGGTCTACATCAACCACCGCAAGACTATTGAATACCATTTTATCAACGAGAAGTTTCTGGGCATGGGACGCGAGGTCGAGCCTATCGTGAGAAACGGTAAGGACTACTTACTGCGCGTCTCTAACGTTCCACTCTTCAACCGTGCGATGGAGAAGGCCAGGACTTTGGATAAGAACAACGACCATCAGGCCGTGTGCAACTACCTGCAGGCGATCAGATTGAATAACGAGAAGGAGGAGCCCTTTGTCACGAGCAAGATTCTAATCGACGATGCACTAACCATGAATGTCCCCTTGCTATTTACTGGCGAAGACAGCTTCTCTCAGGCCTTTAAGGAGATACTCCCCAGCAATAAGCAGGAACTCCAGCAATTCTTAAGGTTCCAGACCCTGACCAAAAGAGAAAAACAGATCACGAGACTCATAGGTCAAGGCCACTCTTCAAAACAGATCGCAGAGATGCTCTTCATCTCACCGCATTCCGTAAAGACCCACCGCAAGAACATCTACCAGAAACTGGACGTGCACAATGTTTCCACGTTGTTGAAACTGAATCTCGTGAACGACCTCGCTGGCTAG
- a CDS encoding right-handed parallel beta-helix repeat-containing protein, producing the protein MKNLLTTLTTALMLFNAITLQAQTTITVDNTPGSGAQFSDIQSAVDAASNGDTIYVQQSQSNYGVVVVDKPVTIIGRSALDANFITRIQEIRLTIGSDGTIIRGVSVINGISTVGEGGANPTTGVISNITITECTTSINLGSDGSSDSYDVQNITLSGINHRGIDLDSTVSNVLIDNSSITALSASNPSALLVSNCIFEMRSTSQPQIINSNVNGTITITNTIFEGPVSTLRISGNYSLSFCLLVNVNDPTNPVTVEPNTSATNNVNNCIFGQDPLFVLNGPIPGGQGIFTTIPDFNLQTGSPAIGAGFQGENIGYESTFNFKRLGKPRNFPEVKITNFTNISQPNGTLTFEIQATSH; encoded by the coding sequence ATGAAAAACTTACTTACGACCCTCACAACAGCATTAATGCTGTTCAACGCCATTACCTTGCAAGCCCAAACCACCATAACAGTAGACAATACGCCCGGCAGCGGCGCTCAATTTTCTGATATTCAGAGTGCCGTCGATGCGGCAAGCAATGGTGATACTATCTATGTACAACAATCACAGTCTAATTATGGGGTCGTGGTAGTGGACAAGCCGGTCACTATCATTGGTAGGAGCGCTCTCGATGCTAATTTTATTACAAGGATTCAAGAAATAAGACTCACCATCGGATCCGACGGTACAATTATCCGAGGTGTAAGCGTAATAAACGGTATCTCAACTGTAGGTGAGGGGGGCGCAAACCCAACGACTGGAGTCATTTCAAACATCACAATAACGGAATGTACAACATCTATAAACTTAGGTTCTGATGGTTCATCCGATAGCTATGATGTTCAAAATATCACTCTGAGCGGTATTAATCATCGCGGTATTGATCTAGACTCGACAGTAAGCAATGTTCTTATCGATAATTCTTCAATTACCGCCTTGTCCGCTTCAAACCCCAGCGCATTGCTAGTTTCAAATTGCATTTTTGAAATGAGGAGTACATCCCAGCCTCAAATCATTAACTCCAATGTAAATGGTACTATAACTATTACCAACACGATTTTTGAAGGTCCTGTAAGCACGCTCAGAATAAGCGGCAACTACAGTTTGAGCTTCTGTCTGCTTGTCAATGTAAACGATCCTACTAATCCGGTTACTGTTGAACCGAACACTTCGGCCACAAACAATGTCAACAATTGTATTTTTGGTCAGGATCCTCTATTTGTTCTCAATGGGCCTATTCCAGGCGGGCAGGGAATATTTACCACAATCCCAGATTTTAACCTTCAAACTGGATCACCAGCAATAGGCGCGGGTTTTCAGGGCGAAAATATTGGATATGAAAGTACATTCAATTTTAAGCGTCTGGGAAAACCTAGAAATTTTCCAGAAGTAAAGATTACAAACTTTACCAATATAAGCCAACCAAACGGCACGCTGACTTTTGAGATCCAGGCGACTTCCCACTAA
- a CDS encoding T9SS type A sorting domain-containing protein — protein MNSEFRIMGSNHLSIGKLFLTFLFVLLCSAFAKAQDITTAEYFIDNDPGVGQATILSLNNTGTNLTDQFTINTGNLTIGFHRLYTRVQNANNTWGHYDGFLFYVADTTPVSNPALPDLAAAEYFIDTDPGVGQATAIPLNSNGSAITDTFMVNVGAITPGFHRLYVRVQDANGVWSQYDQFLFYVTDPNDNPPGPLPTIVAAEYFLGTDPGLGNATAVTLTPTGTPDHFMFDIDFSGLPSCSTTPFHLRVQNSDGVWSLYDYDPALQLPDTEASVADNASLTTINEQCEVTSLTAPTATDSCTGMQVTGTSNVSFPITASTTVSWTYDDGNGNITTQDQQIIVQDTDVPDAVAQPITVDLNGAVSISILPTDIDDGSTDNCSTPVLTLSQNTFTAVGTYQITLTATDSAGNFDEDTVTVTVVDSTLGIHDQDISASFEVYPNPTSGDLHVESSQQLERIELYSITGKLLMSINESVDVIDLSKYQSGFYLIKFMDVYGNTAVKRVIKN, from the coding sequence ATGAATTCAGAATTTAGAATTATGGGATCAAATCATCTTTCAATAGGCAAACTGTTTTTGACATTTTTATTTGTTCTGCTGTGTTCCGCTTTCGCGAAAGCGCAAGACATCACGACCGCAGAATACTTTATAGACAATGACCCGGGAGTGGGACAGGCTACCATACTCAGCCTCAATAATACGGGAACAAATCTTACAGATCAATTTACGATCAACACGGGCAATCTCACCATAGGCTTTCACAGACTATACACAAGGGTGCAAAATGCAAACAACACTTGGGGTCACTACGATGGTTTTCTTTTCTATGTGGCTGACACCACTCCCGTAAGCAATCCTGCCCTACCTGATCTTGCCGCAGCAGAATATTTTATCGATACGGATCCTGGCGTGGGGCAGGCAACGGCGATTCCCCTCAATTCAAATGGCTCCGCTATCACCGATACATTCATGGTCAATGTAGGCGCGATCACACCGGGTTTTCACCGTCTCTATGTGCGAGTGCAGGATGCCAATGGCGTCTGGTCGCAATACGATCAGTTTTTGTTTTACGTTACCGATCCCAACGACAATCCGCCCGGGCCGCTGCCCACTATTGTCGCGGCAGAATATTTTTTGGGAACTGATCCAGGACTGGGCAATGCAACAGCGGTTACACTTACACCTACGGGAACTCCTGACCATTTCATGTTTGACATTGATTTTTCAGGCTTGCCAAGTTGTTCAACGACTCCTTTTCACTTGAGGGTGCAAAATAGTGATGGTGTCTGGTCCCTTTACGACTACGATCCCGCGCTGCAATTGCCCGACACCGAAGCTTCTGTTGCAGATAACGCAAGCCTCACCACGATAAACGAACAATGTGAGGTCACCAGCCTTACCGCGCCTACGGCTACAGACTCTTGCACGGGCATGCAGGTAACTGGTACGAGCAACGTGAGCTTTCCTATTACTGCTAGCACTACGGTTTCTTGGACTTATGACGACGGGAATGGCAACATCACAACACAAGACCAGCAGATCATCGTTCAGGATACAGATGTTCCCGATGCTGTCGCACAACCTATTACGGTAGACCTCAACGGAGCGGTAAGTATTTCCATTCTCCCAACTGATATAGACGATGGATCGACAGATAATTGCTCCACGCCAGTATTGACCCTGTCACAGAACACTTTTACGGCAGTAGGAACGTATCAAATTACCCTAACGGCTACAGATTCCGCTGGAAATTTTGATGAGGATACAGTGACGGTAACCGTCGTTGATTCTACGTTGGGTATTCATGATCAGGACATCTCCGCATCGTTTGAGGTCTACCCCAATCCTACGTCGGGCGATTTGCATGTAGAGTCCAGCCAGCAGTTGGAGCGCATTGAACTGTACTCTATTACCGGAAAACTCCTTATGTCAATAAATGAATCGGTCGATGTTATCGATCTGTCAAAATATCAATCCGGCTTCTACCTAATCAAATTTATGGACGTGTACGGCAATACCGCTGTAAAACGCGTTATCAAAAATTAG
- a CDS encoding T9SS type A sorting domain-containing protein, giving the protein MNLKLPSIVIIYFILMITQSHAQNNLESIVEQFWNGASYEDSNGRDLFYDSNGNLITDIYYFRNGLTWEPSEKTDYIYGSNGMVSQEIFSIYQGSGMPTPYSRTSYTYSSNNVTFILDEEFENGQWVNQLRGQLSYNSNGISQFLIEEWTGSSWFLTETIDFIYSNNRLTEVNFEYWDGSQYINDGRDLYTYNSNGQVATYTIESWDGSNYVDPETLEYTYDVAGNLTQLRESYDNGNGNLFVNLSDYNYDTNNLMASYNNPFNDRTGIDYLFDVQPNYVNQISEILTTQDSNNSGNFTPSNRKSYNYDTQLLSAQEIVTENEIIVFPNPTSSILYIDSQQDLKQIDVFSITGKLVLTLTKNLHEVNLSNLTSGVYLIKLQDVNGNSFVKRIVKS; this is encoded by the coding sequence ATGAATTTAAAACTACCTAGTATCGTTATCATTTATTTTATTTTGATGATCACGCAATCGCACGCACAAAACAACCTTGAATCTATAGTGGAACAGTTCTGGAACGGAGCTTCTTATGAAGACTCTAACGGCCGTGATCTATTCTATGACTCAAATGGAAATTTAATTACTGATATATATTATTTCCGAAACGGTTTAACTTGGGAACCTTCTGAAAAAACCGATTATATATACGGATCAAATGGAATGGTCTCGCAAGAGATATTTAGTATCTATCAAGGATCTGGCATGCCCACTCCATACTCCCGCACCAGCTACACCTATTCTTCAAACAATGTTACTTTTATACTGGACGAAGAGTTTGAAAATGGTCAATGGGTAAATCAATTAAGGGGTCAGCTCTCGTATAACTCAAATGGTATAAGCCAGTTTCTAATTGAAGAATGGACTGGATCGTCTTGGTTTCTGACAGAAACCATTGACTTTATATATTCAAACAATCGACTTACCGAAGTGAACTTCGAATACTGGGATGGTTCACAATACATTAATGATGGTCGAGACCTCTACACCTATAATTCAAACGGTCAGGTGGCCACCTATACTATTGAATCTTGGGATGGTTCCAACTATGTAGATCCTGAAACTTTAGAATATACTTACGATGTTGCAGGCAATCTTACCCAGCTAAGAGAATCATATGATAATGGAAATGGCAATTTATTTGTCAATCTTTCAGACTATAATTATGATACTAATAATCTTATGGCATCGTACAATAATCCCTTCAACGACCGAACCGGTATAGATTATCTCTTTGATGTTCAACCTAATTATGTGAATCAAATTTCTGAAATTCTCACGACTCAAGACAGTAACAACAGTGGGAACTTTACGCCAAGTAATCGTAAGTCGTATAATTATGATACCCAGCTGTTGAGTGCTCAGGAAATTGTTACTGAAAATGAAATAATCGTTTTCCCAAATCCTACCTCCAGTATACTTTATATCGACTCGCAGCAAGACTTAAAACAGATAGATGTATTCTCAATTACTGGCAAACTTGTTTTGACGTTAACTAAGAATCTTCATGAAGTCAATTTGTCAAATTTAACTTCGGGAGTTTATTTAATCAAACTGCAGGATGTAAATGGAAATTCATTTGTCAAACGGATCGTAAAGTCTTAG
- a CDS encoding valine--tRNA ligase yields MSLASNYNSQTVEQKWYDYWMEHDFFKSVPDDRESYTIVIPPPNVTGVLHMGHMLNNTIQDVLIRRARLKGYNACWVPGTDHASIATEAKVVKKLKDQGIDKNDLTREEFLQHAWDWTHEYGGIILEQLKKLGASCDWSRTKFTLDDDMSASVINVFIDLYKKGLIYRGYRMVNWDPEAQTTLSDEEVNYEERNGHLYYLKYAIKDSDDHIVIATTRPETILGDTAICVNPEDDRFTKLVGKTAIVPIANREIPIIADSYVDTEFGTGALKITPAHDENDKKIGETHNLEVIDIFNANGTLNSYGLHYEGKDRFDVRKQISQELDEKGFLLKKENHVHKVGTSERTGAVIEPRLSDQWFLKMEELAQPAIKAVKEDIVELLPSKFKSTYFHWMENVRDWNISRQLVWGQRIPAYYYGDGKEDFVVAGSVEEAVTLSRKRTNNNSIQATDLRQETDVLDTWFSSWLWPISVFNGVLEPENEEINYYYPTRDLVTGPDILFFWVARMIVAGYELRDEKPFDKVYLTGLVRDKQRRKMSKSLGNSPDALKLIEEYSADGVRVGLLLSSAAGNDLMFDEALCQQGKGFIKKNLSAHDLIKGWEVDASIEQPLHSQQAIAWYKSKFSQVLSEVEDHYSKYRISDVLMAVYKLVYDDFCGWLLEIIKPTYQQPIDAKTYEEVIDLFEDNLRIMHPFTPFATEELWHSLRERNSKDALCVNKWPEAHQIDESLLEDFTLVQDVISGIRKVRKEKQIAFKNEIELKVINNEKTSDRYDGLIQKMGNISSIEVISEQLDGAASYRVNSNEYFIPFAGAIDTEAELEKLQSELHRAQAFLKGVEKKLGNERFVNNAPEQVVALEKKKQADAVAKIETLERSIAALKS; encoded by the coding sequence ATGTCCCTAGCTTCTAATTACAACTCGCAAACCGTAGAGCAAAAATGGTATGACTACTGGATGGAACACGACTTTTTCAAGTCAGTTCCAGACGATAGGGAAAGCTACACCATTGTGATACCGCCGCCTAATGTGACGGGAGTCTTACACATGGGACACATGCTCAACAATACCATTCAAGACGTCTTGATACGCCGTGCGCGACTTAAAGGTTATAATGCATGCTGGGTGCCGGGAACAGATCACGCCAGTATAGCGACTGAAGCTAAGGTTGTCAAAAAACTCAAGGATCAGGGAATTGATAAAAACGACCTGACAAGAGAAGAGTTTTTACAACACGCTTGGGACTGGACCCATGAGTACGGTGGAATCATTCTGGAACAGCTCAAAAAACTGGGCGCAAGTTGCGACTGGTCACGCACTAAGTTTACCCTCGACGATGACATGAGTGCGAGCGTGATTAATGTATTTATCGACCTTTATAAAAAAGGTTTGATTTACCGCGGTTACCGCATGGTGAATTGGGATCCAGAAGCTCAAACCACACTCAGCGATGAGGAAGTGAATTATGAAGAGCGCAACGGGCATCTTTATTATTTGAAATACGCCATCAAAGACAGCGATGATCATATTGTGATCGCTACCACTCGACCTGAAACTATTCTCGGTGATACGGCGATTTGTGTCAATCCAGAAGATGATCGATTCACAAAACTCGTTGGTAAAACAGCTATTGTACCCATTGCAAATCGCGAGATACCGATTATTGCAGACTCTTATGTAGATACAGAATTTGGTACGGGTGCACTCAAGATTACTCCCGCTCACGATGAGAATGATAAAAAGATAGGTGAGACCCACAACTTAGAGGTGATCGATATTTTCAATGCAAATGGAACGCTCAATAGCTACGGCCTGCATTATGAAGGTAAAGATCGTTTTGACGTGCGCAAACAGATCAGTCAGGAGCTTGATGAAAAAGGGTTTTTGCTAAAAAAGGAAAATCACGTTCACAAAGTAGGTACTAGTGAGCGCACAGGCGCCGTCATCGAGCCACGACTTTCTGACCAGTGGTTTCTCAAGATGGAAGAACTCGCACAACCGGCGATCAAAGCTGTTAAAGAAGATATCGTTGAGCTTTTGCCTTCTAAGTTCAAGAGTACTTATTTCCACTGGATGGAAAATGTGCGCGACTGGAACATATCACGTCAACTCGTTTGGGGACAACGCATTCCAGCTTATTACTATGGTGATGGAAAAGAAGATTTTGTAGTAGCTGGAAGTGTGGAGGAGGCTGTAACGCTTTCGCGAAAGCGTACAAACAACAACTCCATCCAGGCTACTGACCTCAGACAGGAAACTGATGTTCTAGACACCTGGTTCTCAAGCTGGTTGTGGCCTATAAGTGTTTTCAATGGTGTGCTGGAGCCTGAAAATGAAGAGATCAATTATTATTACCCAACTCGTGACTTGGTAACGGGTCCTGATATCTTGTTTTTCTGGGTGGCGCGTATGATCGTTGCAGGTTATGAATTGCGCGACGAGAAACCTTTTGACAAAGTGTATCTCACGGGACTGGTGCGTGATAAGCAACGGCGTAAAATGTCCAAGTCGCTGGGCAACAGTCCGGACGCCTTAAAACTGATTGAGGAGTACAGTGCAGACGGTGTACGTGTGGGCTTGTTATTGAGCAGCGCTGCTGGCAATGACCTGATGTTTGACGAGGCGCTCTGTCAGCAAGGAAAAGGATTTATCAAGAAAAATCTGAGTGCCCACGATTTGATCAAAGGCTGGGAAGTAGATGCGTCCATCGAGCAACCTTTGCACAGCCAGCAAGCGATTGCGTGGTATAAAAGTAAATTCAGTCAGGTACTTTCAGAGGTCGAAGATCATTATTCAAAATACCGCATCAGTGATGTGTTAATGGCGGTCTATAAATTGGTTTACGACGACTTCTGCGGTTGGTTGCTTGAGATTATAAAGCCTACATACCAGCAACCTATTGATGCCAAAACCTACGAGGAAGTTATAGACCTTTTTGAGGACAATTTGAGGATCATGCATCCCTTCACACCTTTTGCGACTGAGGAATTGTGGCATTCTTTAAGAGAGCGCAATTCAAAAGATGCTCTTTGTGTCAACAAGTGGCCAGAGGCTCATCAGATTGATGAATCGCTTCTGGAGGATTTCACGTTAGTTCAAGACGTAATTTCAGGTATAAGAAAAGTGCGTAAGGAAAAACAGATTGCTTTTAAGAACGAGATAGAGTTGAAAGTGATCAATAACGAAAAGACGAGCGATCGCTATGACGGCCTCATCCAGAAAATGGGAAACATATCCTCAATTGAGGTCATTTCTGAGCAACTGGATGGAGCGGCTAGCTACAGGGTCAATTCTAATGAGTATTTCATTCCCTTTGCAGGCGCTATAGATACTGAAGCTGAACTTGAAAAACTACAATCGGAATTACACCGCGCTCAAGCATTTTTGAAGGGAGTGGAAAAGAAATTAGGTAACGAACGTTTTGTCAACAATGCACCAGAACAAGTGGTTGCATTAGAGAAGAAAAAACAGGCAGATGCCGTTGCTAAGATTGAAACGTTGGAGCGCAGTATTGCTGCTCTTAAATCTTAA
- a CDS encoding DUF1573 domain-containing protein, whose translation MKYPILITVLLSILSISSIHSQSDAQTLNTTVEFEATVLDFGTISKSSDGRKTFVFKNTGEEPLVISKVFSSSHLRVVKYPQEPVQPGEKGEIVIKYDTNRVGPIVKTVTVMMNIKEKAIPLQVKGEVKL comes from the coding sequence ATGAAATATCCTATTTTGATTACTGTTTTACTGAGTATCCTAAGCATAAGCTCGATCCATTCTCAGAGCGATGCCCAAACTCTCAATACCACAGTTGAATTTGAGGCCACGGTTTTGGATTTTGGAACAATTAGTAAGAGTAGTGATGGTCGCAAAACTTTCGTCTTTAAAAATACTGGAGAGGAACCTCTGGTTATATCTAAAGTTTTTTCATCCAGCCATTTGAGGGTCGTCAAATATCCACAAGAACCTGTTCAGCCCGGTGAAAAGGGAGAAATCGTAATTAAGTATGACACCAATCGTGTAGGACCTATTGTGAAAACGGTGACCGTTATGATGAATATCAAAGAAAAAGCGATTCCGCTTCAGGTGAAAGGTGAAGTGAAATTGTAA
- a CDS encoding aspartyl protease family protein has protein sequence MRNFINLLAILVFILPLCALEFTLPDGADEVEIPVDVVSGIMIARAKVNGTELRFIIDSGASRSTIFNLNGVDSLNVGQGRETTIRGYGSLEPFKAIESSQNLIQIGELKSENATINVLTESQISFLPILGTEVNGIIGIEFFKNHLVELDFRRERILTYKDESALRLSRYEKIKLEKVSEKLYINAQVKNDSSAMPTRLLLDTGSGDALWLFEKDEQFKMPVKGFRDYLGFGMSGDVYGFRSKVDTLEIGEFTFDKITFAYPELDRENFQSSDLNRGSIGGEVLRRFEVVIDYDDEFLYLRQTRAFKDGFYYNMAGLKLREGKEELVTDVKYNYDPDKATEVRSMKKIEIGQTKTFFYRYAKKIIVSYVAPDSPADLNGIKEGDQVVGLFNKDLGEFSMGEVTYLFYRDPGSVVKLKMKRGKEYYKVRLKLKPIIE, from the coding sequence ATGAGAAATTTTATAAACCTCTTAGCAATTCTTGTATTTATTTTACCGCTCTGCGCGCTAGAGTTCACCTTGCCTGACGGTGCTGATGAGGTAGAAATACCTGTAGATGTGGTTTCTGGAATCATGATCGCTAGAGCAAAAGTTAATGGTACGGAATTGCGATTTATCATTGACAGTGGTGCGTCTCGATCTACCATTTTCAATTTAAATGGTGTCGACAGTTTGAATGTAGGTCAAGGAAGAGAAACGACCATCAGGGGTTATGGAAGCTTAGAGCCTTTTAAAGCGATAGAAAGCTCTCAAAACCTTATTCAAATAGGCGAACTGAAATCTGAAAATGCAACTATTAATGTTCTTACTGAAAGTCAGATAAGTTTTCTACCGATTTTGGGTACTGAGGTGAATGGTATTATAGGAATTGAATTTTTTAAAAATCATTTAGTTGAACTAGACTTTCGTCGTGAACGTATTTTAACCTACAAAGATGAATCTGCTTTGAGATTATCTAGATATGAAAAAATAAAGCTGGAAAAAGTAAGCGAGAAGTTATATATAAACGCTCAAGTCAAAAATGATAGTTCAGCAATGCCTACGCGTTTATTACTGGATACGGGTAGTGGAGACGCGCTTTGGCTTTTTGAAAAAGATGAGCAATTCAAAATGCCTGTTAAAGGATTCAGGGACTATCTTGGTTTTGGGATGAGTGGTGATGTATATGGATTCCGTTCAAAAGTTGATACGCTTGAAATTGGCGAATTTACTTTTGATAAAATCACTTTTGCCTACCCTGAATTGGATCGAGAAAATTTCCAGTCCAGTGATTTGAATCGCGGCTCGATAGGAGGTGAGGTTCTAAGACGTTTTGAAGTCGTGATTGACTATGATGATGAATTTTTATATCTGCGTCAAACAAGGGCTTTTAAAGATGGTTTTTATTATAATATGGCTGGATTAAAACTCAGGGAAGGTAAGGAAGAGCTGGTGACTGATGTGAAATATAATTACGATCCCGATAAAGCTACAGAAGTGCGCTCTATGAAGAAAATAGAAATCGGGCAGACTAAAACATTTTTCTATCGATACGCCAAAAAAATCATCGTATCCTACGTCGCTCCAGATTCTCCAGCAGATCTCAATGGAATAAAAGAGGGAGATCAGGTAGTTGGCTTATTTAACAAGGACTTGGGCGAATTCAGTATGGGAGAAGTCACATATTTATTTTACCGCGATCCAGGATCTGTAGTCAAATTAAAAATGAAACGCGGAAAAGAATACTACAAGGTGCGACTAAAACTGAAGCCAATAATAGAATAG